TTGTATTTCTTGGTGTTTCATGGCGAAGAGCAATTTGGCAAAGCTCATTCTGTTGCACATGGCTCTCAAAATACGTCTCACGACGACCATGCTGACATCCATGTTGCACACGACGATCATCATGGTTTAGCTCCAGGCCAGAAGCCACACGAAACCTCATGGGTAGTCTGGATACCTTTGGTGTTACTCGCGATCCCTTCTGTGATCATTGGTTACCTTGCTGTCGAGCCGATGTTGTTTGGCGACTATTTCAAGGGGGCAATTTTTATCAACCACGAGTTGCACCCGTCCATGGAAGAACTGAGACACGAGTTCCACAGCGCTTGGGCCATGACAATACATGGGCTATCTTCTTTACCATTTTGGCTGGCAATGGCCGGGGTATTGATGGCGTGGGTTTTTTACCTGAAAATTCCGAGTATTCCTGAAGCGATCAAACAAAAATTTAGTTTCATCTATACAGTGCTGGACAACAAGTATTATTTTGACCGTTTTAATGATTGGTTCTTTGCCTCTGGTGCCCGCAAGGCGAGTGGCCTCTTATGGAAATTTGGCGATATAAAACTGATTGATGGCCTAATGGTAAACGGCACTGCGCGTTTGGTCGGCATGTTCTCCAACGTATTGCGTCACATTCAGACTGGTTACATTTACCACTATGCGTTTTCCATGATTATCGGCGTGTTTCTGCTGCTTACGATACGCACTTGGTTCGAATAATACGCACAGCGAGAAACTGAAGGAATAAGCATGATTTTTGGATTTCCCCTATTAAGCGTTGCCATCTGGCTGCCCATTATTTTTGGTATGCTGGTTCTAGCCACTGGCAACGATCGCAATGCACCGTTAGCGCGTGTCATTGCACTTGTTGGTTCAATTCTTGGCTTTCTGGTTACTATTCCGCTGTATGTTGGTTTTGACAAGATGACCAGTGCCATGCAGTTCGTGGAATTGCATAACTGGATTACCCATTTCAACATCCACTATCACCTCGGCGTAGACGGCATTTCGGTGCTGTTCGTCCTGCTTAACAGTTTCTTTACCCCGCTGGTTGTAATCGCTGGCTGGAAAGTAATCGATAAGCGTGTAGCACAATACCTTGCTGCATTTCTCATCATGTCCGGCTTGGTCAATGGCGTATTTGTCTCGCTCGACGCGGTGCTGTTCTATGTGTTCTGGGAAGCCATGCTAATCCCGATGTTCATCATTATTGGTGTATGGGGCGGCTCTAATCGCGTTTATGCAGCGGTCAAGTTTTTTCTGTATACCTTTTTCGGTTCGGTACTAATGCTGATTGCACTGCTATACCTATACATCCAGTCCGGTGGTAGCTTCGCGATTCTCGATTATCACCAGATGGCTATCCCGATGACTGCGCAGATACTAATATTTATTGCCTTCTTTATGGCATTCTCGGTAAAAGTACCCATGTTCCCGGTGCATACTTGGTTGCCCGATGCCCACGTAGAAGCGCCTACCGGTGGCTCTGTGGTGCTGGCGGCGATCCTGCTGAAAGTCGGAGCGTATGGCTTTATTCGCTTTTCCATGCCTATCGTGCCGGATGCCAGCCACTACCTTGCTGGCGTGATGATCGCGCTGTCGCTGATCGCAGTGGTATATATTAGTCTGGTTGCATTGACCCAAACCGACATGAAAAAACTGGTGGCGTACTCCTCTATCTCGCATATGGGTTTCGTTACGTTGGGTTTTTTTATTTTTAATGCCTACGGCATGGAGGGCGCGCTATTACAGATGATTTCGCATGGCTTTATATCAGGTGCGCTATTTCTGTGTATAGGTGTGTTGTATGACCGCATGCATACACGCAATATCGCCGACTATGGCGGCGTGGCCAACAAAATGCCAGTGTTCGCCGCATTCTTTATACTATTTGCCATGGCAAATGTCGGACTACCCGGCACCAGCGGTTTTGTCGGTGAATTCATGGTGATAATGGGTACGGTCAAAGTTAATTTCTGGTACGCCTTCGCTGCCGCTAGCATACTGATTTTCGGCGCAGCCTACACGCTGTGGATGATAAAACGAGTGATCTTCGGCGCGGTGACCAACCAGCACGTAGCACAATTAACCGACATTAATTTGCGCGAAAAGCTGATGTTCGTTATTTTGGCACTGACCGTGCTGGGCATGGGCCTGTATCCATTACCATTCACCGAAATCATGCACGCATCCGTAAACGACTTGCTGGTCCATATTGCCCGCTCCAAGTTATAAGCTATCACCCACCGAGGAATTTATGAGTTACTTGTCCACCCTATCCTCCGCCTACGCAGAAATTTTTCTGCTGGTGATGGCGAGTTCGATCCTGATCGTGGATCTGTTTGTCACCCACCCGCATAAAACGCTGACCTACATATTAGTGCAACTGACCCTTCTAAGTTGCGCACTGATTACCGTGATAACCCATGAACCCGGCGTGGTTCACCTTTTCAATAATATGTTCGTGGACGACTTAATGTCCGATGTACTCAAACTATTAAGCTATCTTACTGTATCCATGGTGCTGGTATATTCACGTAGCTATTTGATATTACGTGGACTATTCACGGGCGAGTTCATGGTGCTGACATTATTCGCCCTGCTCGGCATGATGGTGATGATTTCCGCTACTCACTTCCTTACTCTGTACATTGGGCTGGAATTGCTATCGCTCAGCCTGTACGCGATGGTTGCGCTGCAACGCGACTCCGCCATTGCCACTGAAGCAGCGATGAAATATTTCATTTTAGGCGCACTTGCTTCCGGCTTGCTATTGTACGGAATGTCCATGTTATATGGCGCTACCGGCACACTTGGCGTTACGGCGATCTCCGATGCCATCACGCACGGTGTGGAAAACAAGGCACTGCTCGTGTTCGGCTTGGTATTCATTGTGGCGGGCCTAGCTTTCAAGCTTGGCGCCGTTCCATTTCATATGTGGGTGCCGGACGTTTACCACGGCGCACCAACTGCTGTAACCATGCTGATCGGCTCCGCGCCCAAGCTAGCCGTCTTCGCTTTCGTTATGCGAATTTTAGTGGACGGCTTACAGCCGCTGGTGATGCACTGGTCCGGTATGCTGGCTATCCTCGCTGTGCTGTCTATGGCTATTGGCAACATTACCGCTATTGCACAGACTAACCTTAAACGCATGCTGGCTTACTCCACGATCGCGCATATGGGCTTTTTTTTGCTAGGCGTATTGAGTGGCGGCATTGATGGTTACAGTTCCGCCATGTTCTACGTAGTGATTTATGTGTTAATGAGCCTTGGTGGTTTTGGTATGATCATGCTGCTATCGCGTGAAGGTTTCGAGGCGGACATGCTCAACGACTTTAAGGGACTTAACCAGCGCAGCCCATGGCTCGCTTTCATGATGCTTATACTAATGTTCTCTATGGCAGGGGTACCCCCAACGGCAGGCTTCTACGCCAAACTTTCTGTTCTACAGGCAGTAGTGGGCGCCGGGTATGTTCCTCTTGCTGTGATAGCGGTGCTGTTCTCGTTAATAGGCGCATTTTATTATTTGCGTATTGTCAAATTAATGTATTTCGATGCCCCAGAAACTCATCTCCCGATTTCCATCCAGCCTGACAACGGCCTGCTGATTTCCATTAACGGGCTGGCGATATTGGCCTTGG
This genomic interval from Candidatus Nitrotoga sp. AM1P contains the following:
- a CDS encoding NADH-quinone oxidoreductase subunit M — encoded protein: MIFGFPLLSVAIWLPIIFGMLVLATGNDRNAPLARVIALVGSILGFLVTIPLYVGFDKMTSAMQFVELHNWITHFNIHYHLGVDGISVLFVLLNSFFTPLVVIAGWKVIDKRVAQYLAAFLIMSGLVNGVFVSLDAVLFYVFWEAMLIPMFIIIGVWGGSNRVYAAVKFFLYTFFGSVLMLIALLYLYIQSGGSFAILDYHQMAIPMTAQILIFIAFFMAFSVKVPMFPVHTWLPDAHVEAPTGGSVVLAAILLKVGAYGFIRFSMPIVPDASHYLAGVMIALSLIAVVYISLVALTQTDMKKLVAYSSISHMGFVTLGFFIFNAYGMEGALLQMISHGFISGALFLCIGVLYDRMHTRNIADYGGVANKMPVFAAFFILFAMANVGLPGTSGFVGEFMVIMGTVKVNFWYAFAAASILIFGAAYTLWMIKRVIFGAVTNQHVAQLTDINLREKLMFVILALTVLGMGLYPLPFTEIMHASVNDLLVHIARSKL
- the nuoN gene encoding NADH-quinone oxidoreductase subunit NuoN, whose product is MSYLSTLSSAYAEIFLLVMASSILIVDLFVTHPHKTLTYILVQLTLLSCALITVITHEPGVVHLFNNMFVDDLMSDVLKLLSYLTVSMVLVYSRSYLILRGLFTGEFMVLTLFALLGMMVMISATHFLTLYIGLELLSLSLYAMVALQRDSAIATEAAMKYFILGALASGLLLYGMSMLYGATGTLGVTAISDAITHGVENKALLVFGLVFIVAGLAFKLGAVPFHMWVPDVYHGAPTAVTMLIGSAPKLAVFAFVMRILVDGLQPLVMHWSGMLAILAVLSMAIGNITAIAQTNLKRMLAYSTIAHMGFFLLGVLSGGIDGYSSAMFYVVIYVLMSLGGFGMIMLLSREGFEADMLNDFKGLNQRSPWLAFMMLILMFSMAGVPPTAGFYAKLSVLQAVVGAGYVPLAVIAVLFSLIGAFYYLRIVKLMYFDAPETHLPISIQPDNGLLISINGLAILALGMMPSALITVCAVAVQKSLMLH